In Holophagales bacterium, one DNA window encodes the following:
- a CDS encoding ABC transporter permease subunit, with product MLALAAALELTQALRSRWTQIFAVVFGALALAVAASGYVLSGGQGVQDFARTAASLTQLVLLLVPLTALLLGVLALCPERGSAELLFSQPVGRGTLLLGRLLGLFEALAAAQAVGFGAAGAVIFARAGEEGASGFLLLVLFSFALTAIFLGLAALVSAGSSARGRARSLAVALVVWFAAVLLYDVVALALASTLRSGSASRLLIVSVLLNPVDAVRTGALLAAEGSTAFGAASLAFFRFTGGGLGAGLAIAASLLAWLVLPTWLAARRLARADL from the coding sequence GTGCTCGCGCTCGCCGCCGCCCTCGAGCTCACCCAGGCGCTGCGCTCGCGCTGGACGCAGATCTTCGCCGTGGTCTTCGGCGCGCTCGCGCTCGCCGTCGCCGCCTCGGGATACGTGCTCTCGGGCGGCCAGGGGGTGCAGGACTTCGCACGCACCGCCGCCTCGCTGACCCAGCTCGTCCTGCTGCTGGTGCCGCTCACCGCGCTGCTGCTCGGGGTGCTCGCGCTCTGCCCGGAGCGCGGCTCGGCCGAGCTCCTCTTCTCACAGCCGGTCGGCCGCGGCACGCTGCTGCTCGGCCGCCTGCTCGGCCTGTTCGAGGCGCTGGCGGCGGCGCAGGCGGTGGGCTTCGGCGCGGCGGGCGCGGTGATCTTCGCGCGCGCCGGCGAAGAGGGCGCCTCGGGCTTCCTGCTGCTCGTCCTCTTCTCGTTCGCCCTCACCGCGATCTTCCTCGGCCTCGCCGCGCTCGTCTCCGCGGGGAGCTCGGCGCGGGGACGGGCGCGGTCGCTGGCGGTGGCGCTGGTCGTCTGGTTCGCCGCGGTGCTGCTCTACGACGTGGTGGCGCTCGCCCTCGCCTCGACGCTGCGCTCGGGCTCCGCCTCGCGCCTGCTCATCGTCTCGGTGCTGCTCAACCCGGTCGACGCGGTGCGCACCGGGGCTCTCCTCGCCGCCGAGGGCTCGACCGCCTTCGGCGCCGCCTCGCTCGCCTTCTTCCGCTTCACCGGCGGCGGCCTCGGCGCCGGCCTGGCGATCGCCGCCTCGCTGCTCGCCTGGCTGGTTCTGCCCACCTGGCTCGCGGCCCGCCGGCTCGCGCGCGCCGATCTCTGA
- a CDS encoding histidinol-phosphatase has product MRRLHPGQAGRRPAVAVALLLVAGLAGCRSLAPAPPGPSPEPRWFRGNVHTHTLWSDGDSAPEAVVDWYAAHGYDFLVISDHNILPEGEFWRQIGVGYKLAHPEHVAELRARYGEGAVAVRPRAAGGEELRLATMRELRTRFERPGGFLLLTAEEISDRFEGRPIHHGAVNVGRKIAPPGGATVRELMRRTLALVAAEGRRTGRPVLGHLNHPNYEWGVAAEDLAAVVEERFFEVYNGLRLVRNEGDATHRSSEAIWDHVLAVRLAEMADVEAPPLWALATDDAHDFREIPGVSNPGRGWVVVRATELTPDAILSGLLAGDFYASSGVALRAVERSDEGLAVEVEPAPGVAYTIRFIGTRGRPGDTVADLAVGETLAEVSGVRAVYRFRGDELYVRAVVVSDRRHPNGYAEGDRETAWTQPALPGRPGR; this is encoded by the coding sequence ATGCGTCGTCTCCATCCCGGGCAAGCGGGCCGACGGCCAGCCGTGGCGGTCGCCCTCCTCCTCGTCGCCGGCCTCGCGGGCTGCCGCTCGCTCGCCCCCGCTCCGCCCGGGCCGTCGCCGGAGCCGCGCTGGTTCCGCGGCAACGTCCACACCCACACGCTGTGGAGCGACGGCGACTCGGCACCGGAGGCGGTGGTGGACTGGTATGCCGCGCACGGCTACGACTTCCTGGTGATCTCGGACCACAACATCCTGCCGGAGGGGGAGTTCTGGCGGCAGATCGGCGTCGGCTACAAGCTGGCCCATCCCGAGCACGTCGCCGAGCTGCGCGCCCGCTACGGCGAGGGCGCGGTCGCCGTGCGCCCGCGCGCGGCGGGCGGGGAGGAGCTGCGGCTCGCGACGATGCGCGAGCTGCGGACGCGCTTCGAGCGGCCGGGCGGGTTCCTGCTGCTCACCGCCGAGGAGATCTCGGACCGCTTCGAGGGGCGCCCGATCCATCACGGCGCCGTCAACGTCGGGAGGAAGATCGCGCCGCCGGGGGGCGCGACGGTGCGCGAGCTCATGCGGCGGACGCTCGCGCTCGTCGCGGCCGAGGGGCGGCGCACGGGCCGGCCGGTGCTCGGCCATCTCAACCACCCGAACTACGAGTGGGGCGTCGCGGCCGAGGACCTCGCGGCGGTCGTCGAGGAGCGCTTCTTCGAGGTCTACAACGGCCTCCGCCTGGTGCGCAACGAGGGCGACGCGACGCACCGGAGCAGCGAGGCGATCTGGGATCACGTGCTGGCGGTTCGCCTCGCCGAGATGGCCGATGTCGAGGCCCCGCCGCTCTGGGCGCTCGCCACCGACGACGCGCACGACTTCCGGGAGATCCCCGGCGTGTCGAACCCGGGCCGCGGGTGGGTCGTCGTCCGCGCGACCGAGCTGACCCCGGACGCGATCCTCTCGGGCCTCCTCGCCGGCGACTTCTACGCCTCGAGCGGCGTCGCGCTGCGCGCGGTGGAGCGCAGCGACGAGGGGCTGGCGGTCGAGGTCGAGCCCGCGCCGGGAGTCGCCTACACGATCCGCTTCATCGGCACCCGCGGTCGTCCCGGCGACACGGTCGCCGACCTCGCGGTGGGCGAGACACTCGCCGAAGTGTCCGGCGTGCGCGCCGTCTACCGCTTCCGCGGCGACGAGCTCTACGTCCGCGCCGTGGTCGTCTCCGACCGCCGACACCCGAACGGCTACGCGGAGGGAGATCGCGAGACCGCCTGGACGCAGCCGGCGCTGCCCGGCCGGCCCGGCCGCTGA
- a CDS encoding 4Fe-4S binding protein has translation MAIPADTSFRTDREFFVDPQRCIGCHACEMACAECETNGQIAMISVEYVQRAASPQTAVQICMHCEEPACAEVCPADAISKDEFGVVHSAATERCIACSNCVLACPFGVPKKIEPQQLMMKCNLCYDRTSAGRKPMCATVCPSGALSYGTRDEIAAARPGSDPVSVFRFGEQTVRTRVHVMMPKGSHLLVVD, from the coding sequence ATGGCGATCCCGGCCGACACCTCCTTCCGCACCGACCGCGAGTTTTTCGTCGACCCGCAGCGCTGCATCGGTTGTCACGCCTGCGAAATGGCGTGCGCCGAGTGCGAGACCAACGGACAGATCGCGATGATCAGCGTCGAGTACGTGCAGCGCGCCGCCAGCCCGCAGACCGCCGTGCAGATCTGCATGCACTGCGAGGAGCCGGCGTGCGCCGAGGTCTGCCCGGCCGACGCCATCTCCAAGGACGAGTTCGGCGTGGTGCACAGCGCCGCCACGGAACGCTGCATCGCCTGCTCGAACTGCGTTCTCGCCTGCCCCTTCGGGGTGCCGAAGAAGATCGAGCCGCAGCAGCTGATGATGAAGTGCAACCTCTGCTACGACCGCACCAGCGCCGGCCGCAAGCCGATGTGCGCGACGGTCTGCCCCAGCGGGGCGCTCTCTTACGGTACGCGCGACGAGATCGCCGCGGCGCGCCCGGGGAGCGACCCGGTCTCGGTCTTCCGCTTCGGCGAGCAGACGGTCCGCACGCGGGTCCACGTGATGATGCCGAAGGGCAGTCACCTGCTGGTCGTCGACTGA
- a CDS encoding ABC transporter ATP-binding protein: MIEFRRFGKRFGAVVAVDALDLRVAPGEVVALLGPNGSGKTTALKAVAGLLRPSSGEVLVDGEPAERPEARRRLSYLPQKVAFPDSLSGEEVLSFYRRLRGVAAERVGEVLRFAALNGAGARAVGTYSGGMTQRLGLAVAMVADSPLLLLDEPTAALDAEGLQAFFGLVERHRRDGRTVLFTSHQLGDVERLVDRFAILVGGRLVASLTSPELATRLADRGALRLRLGREPEGLLEALRSRVPTARREGDELVLPGPAAGRPAVLDEVRRRGGEITGLTTEEGRLDVLFRELVEESRAGKESR; the protein is encoded by the coding sequence GTGATCGAGTTCCGGCGCTTCGGCAAGCGCTTCGGCGCGGTGGTGGCGGTCGACGCCCTCGATCTGCGGGTGGCCCCCGGCGAGGTGGTGGCGCTGCTCGGGCCGAACGGCTCGGGCAAGACGACGGCGCTCAAGGCGGTGGCCGGGCTGCTCCGGCCCTCCTCCGGCGAGGTGCTCGTCGACGGCGAGCCGGCGGAGCGGCCGGAGGCGCGTCGACGGCTCTCCTACCTGCCGCAGAAGGTGGCCTTCCCCGACTCGCTCTCCGGCGAAGAGGTGCTCTCCTTCTACCGGCGTCTGCGCGGCGTCGCGGCGGAGCGGGTGGGCGAGGTGCTGCGCTTCGCCGCGCTCAACGGCGCCGGGGCACGGGCGGTCGGGACCTACTCCGGCGGGATGACCCAGCGCCTGGGGCTCGCCGTGGCGATGGTCGCCGACTCGCCGCTGCTGCTGCTCGACGAGCCGACGGCGGCGCTCGATGCCGAGGGGCTCCAGGCGTTCTTCGGCCTGGTCGAGCGCCACCGCCGGGACGGCCGCACGGTGCTCTTCACCTCGCACCAGCTCGGCGACGTGGAGCGCCTGGTGGACCGCTTCGCGATCCTGGTCGGCGGCAGGCTGGTCGCCTCGTTGACCTCCCCGGAGCTCGCCACGCGCCTGGCGGACCGCGGCGCGCTGCGGCTGCGGCTCGGCCGCGAGCCGGAAGGGCTGCTCGAGGCGCTCCGCTCCCGCGTGCCGACGGCGCGCCGGGAGGGCGACGAGCTGGTGCTCCCGGGCCCGGCGGCCGGGCGGCCGGCGGTGCTCGACGAGGTCCGGCGCCGGGGAGGGGAGATCACCGGTCTCACCACCGAAGAGGGGCGGCTCGACGTGCTCTTCCGCGAGCTGGTCGAGGAGAGCCGGGCCGGAAAGGAGAGCCGATGA
- a CDS encoding molybdopterin oxidoreductase family protein, whose protein sequence is MARLPIPAEQLVERFGPHLNYPPPAGFPGRSEPDAVVPTHCCFCGMQCGIKLLVKDNRVVGFDPWEEFPFNEGRLCPKGVQRYLQNNHPDRLLTPLERVDGEGFRPLDWTRAFDRVESEVRRIQERHGRDAFALLSGVSLTNEKSYLVGKLARVAFKTKNLDYNGRLCMVSAGAGNKKAFGLDRASNTYADLAGAEVIVVAGANVSETFPTLIHWIWQARDRGARLIVVDPRMTPIARTADLHLPVRPGRDSALYGAILKQMIDHDWIDHEFVDQHTSGFAETADAVAGYDLAWAEEVTGVPRESIALAAEWWGRAKTSFLLHARGIEHHTKGVDNVVSCINLVLASGRIGRPNCGYGTITGQGNGQGGREHGHKCDQLPGNRDIENPVHRRYIADVWGIPEPELPGKGLTAYEIVEAIHRGEIRGLLSICFNPLVSLPNNGFVREALEKLEFYVAIDFFLSETARHADLVLAGSLHEEEEGTVTTAEGRVTRVRAAVTPPGEARTDTSILLEIARRLGAGDKFVYADSEAIFDELRVASKGGTADYFGITYRKIEENFGVFWPCPTLDHPGTPRLWEDRKFATADGRAHFNAVRYRDPGEVTDEEFPVILTTGRVVSQYLSGTQTRRIGKLVEQYPEPLLEIHPRLAARYGIAERDLVRVVTRRGAAEFPAQLVETIREDTVFVPYHWPGRRSVNQLTSGHLDPVSKIPEFKVCAARLEPTGRQAPSAREAAAHASV, encoded by the coding sequence ATGGCCCGACTCCCGATTCCCGCCGAGCAGCTCGTCGAGCGCTTCGGTCCGCACCTCAACTATCCGCCGCCGGCAGGGTTTCCGGGGCGCTCCGAGCCCGATGCCGTCGTGCCGACCCACTGCTGCTTCTGCGGCATGCAGTGCGGCATCAAGCTCCTGGTCAAGGACAACCGCGTCGTCGGCTTCGACCCCTGGGAGGAGTTCCCGTTCAACGAGGGCCGGCTCTGTCCCAAGGGAGTCCAGCGCTATTTGCAGAACAACCACCCCGATCGCCTGCTCACGCCGCTCGAGCGGGTGGACGGAGAGGGGTTCCGCCCGCTCGACTGGACGCGCGCCTTCGACCGCGTCGAGAGCGAGGTGCGCCGCATCCAGGAGCGCCACGGACGGGACGCCTTCGCTCTCCTCTCGGGCGTGTCGCTCACCAACGAGAAGAGCTATCTCGTCGGCAAGCTCGCCCGCGTGGCGTTCAAGACGAAGAACCTCGACTACAACGGCCGCCTCTGCATGGTGAGCGCCGGCGCCGGGAACAAGAAGGCCTTCGGGCTCGACCGCGCGTCGAACACCTATGCCGACCTTGCCGGAGCCGAGGTGATCGTCGTCGCGGGTGCCAACGTCAGCGAGACCTTCCCGACGCTCATCCACTGGATCTGGCAGGCGCGCGACCGTGGCGCTCGCCTGATCGTCGTCGACCCGCGGATGACGCCGATCGCCCGCACCGCGGACCTGCACCTGCCGGTGCGCCCGGGACGCGACTCGGCGCTCTACGGGGCGATCCTCAAGCAGATGATCGACCACGACTGGATCGACCACGAGTTCGTCGACCAGCACACCAGCGGCTTCGCCGAAACGGCGGACGCCGTGGCCGGGTACGACCTCGCGTGGGCCGAAGAGGTCACCGGTGTGCCCCGCGAGTCGATCGCCCTCGCCGCGGAGTGGTGGGGCCGGGCGAAGACCAGCTTCCTGCTCCATGCCCGCGGCATCGAGCACCACACCAAGGGGGTCGACAACGTCGTCTCCTGCATCAACCTGGTGCTGGCGAGCGGCCGCATCGGTCGACCCAACTGCGGCTACGGCACCATCACCGGCCAGGGCAACGGCCAGGGCGGGCGCGAGCATGGTCACAAGTGCGACCAGCTCCCCGGGAACCGCGACATCGAGAATCCGGTTCACCGGCGGTACATCGCCGACGTCTGGGGGATCCCCGAGCCCGAGCTGCCGGGCAAGGGCCTCACCGCCTACGAGATCGTCGAGGCGATCCACCGCGGCGAGATCCGCGGCCTGCTCTCGATCTGCTTCAACCCGCTCGTCTCGCTGCCCAACAACGGCTTCGTCCGCGAGGCGCTCGAGAAGCTCGAGTTCTACGTCGCCATCGACTTCTTCCTCTCCGAAACGGCGCGCCACGCCGACCTCGTCCTCGCCGGCTCGCTGCACGAGGAAGAGGAGGGGACGGTCACCACCGCCGAGGGGCGAGTGACCCGCGTGCGCGCCGCGGTGACGCCTCCGGGAGAGGCGCGCACGGACACCTCGATCTTGCTCGAGATCGCTCGCCGTCTCGGGGCCGGCGACAAGTTCGTCTACGCCGACTCGGAGGCGATCTTCGACGAGCTGCGCGTGGCCTCGAAGGGCGGAACCGCCGACTACTTCGGCATCACCTACCGCAAGATCGAAGAGAACTTCGGTGTCTTCTGGCCCTGCCCGACGCTCGACCATCCGGGGACGCCACGGCTCTGGGAGGACCGCAAGTTCGCCACCGCCGACGGCCGGGCGCACTTCAACGCGGTGCGCTATCGCGACCCCGGCGAGGTCACCGACGAGGAGTTCCCGGTGATCCTCACCACCGGCCGAGTCGTCTCGCAGTACCTCTCCGGCACCCAGACGCGGCGCATCGGCAAGCTCGTCGAGCAGTACCCGGAGCCGTTGCTCGAGATCCACCCGCGCCTCGCGGCACGCTACGGCATCGCCGAGCGCGATCTGGTGCGGGTGGTGACGCGGCGCGGGGCGGCGGAGTTCCCGGCGCAGCTCGTCGAGACGATCCGCGAGGACACCGTCTTCGTCCCGTACCACTGGCCCGGTCGGCGCTCGGTCAACCAGCTCACCTCGGGCCACCTCGATCCGGTGTCGAAGATCCCCGAGTTCAAGGTGTGTGCCGCCCGCCTCGAACCCACCGGCCGCCAGGCCCCGTCCGCGCGCGAGGCCGCCGCGCACGCGAGCGTCTGA
- a CDS encoding MFS transporter has translation MLLTLNPRALFWALVWTVGLAAAVPLGSRNLQNFDGALVAYLFGTLFACFGIVYRYAVWLDRPPTRLYWGAGWRLLFTRHFVSQALVLLRRFGGDLVGQTFIFRRSPWRGVAHLLLSWGCLSAFAITLPLTFGWVHFTLAAGRTDIYVAHLFGFAAFEFPLHSLVALGLFHALNVSSLLVIAGALYFVRRRLTDGGLLATQSFDMDVLPLVLLLAVSVTGLGLTWDYELMQGRAHAFMAITHAITVILLLVWLPFGKFFHLFQRPAQLGVALYRRAGEAGEQAVCPHTGEAFASRMHVEDLKQVTREVGFDFTLAGGGSHLDLSPQGKRAALARAHLEARRRAGSLFG, from the coding sequence ATGCTCTTGACGCTCAACCCGCGCGCGCTGTTCTGGGCGCTGGTGTGGACCGTGGGCCTGGCCGCCGCGGTGCCGCTCGGCTCGCGCAACCTGCAGAACTTCGACGGCGCGCTGGTGGCCTACCTCTTCGGCACCCTCTTCGCGTGCTTCGGCATCGTCTACCGCTACGCCGTCTGGCTCGACCGGCCGCCGACCAGGCTCTACTGGGGCGCCGGCTGGCGCCTGCTCTTCACGCGCCACTTCGTGTCGCAGGCCCTGGTTCTCCTCCGGCGCTTCGGCGGCGATCTCGTCGGCCAGACGTTCATCTTCCGTCGCTCCCCCTGGCGCGGAGTCGCGCATCTGCTGCTCTCGTGGGGCTGTCTCTCGGCCTTCGCCATCACCCTGCCGCTCACCTTCGGCTGGGTGCACTTCACGCTCGCCGCCGGGCGCACCGACATCTATGTCGCCCATCTCTTCGGCTTCGCCGCATTCGAGTTTCCGCTCCATTCGCTCGTCGCCCTCGGCCTCTTCCACGCCCTGAACGTCTCGTCGCTGCTGGTCATCGCCGGCGCTCTCTACTTCGTGCGACGGCGCCTCACCGACGGCGGGCTCCTCGCCACGCAGTCGTTCGACATGGACGTCCTGCCGCTCGTGCTGCTGCTGGCCGTCTCGGTGACCGGGCTCGGCCTGACCTGGGATTACGAGCTGATGCAGGGTCGGGCCCACGCCTTCATGGCGATCACGCACGCCATCACCGTGATCTTGCTGCTCGTCTGGCTGCCGTTCGGCAAGTTCTTCCACCTCTTCCAGCGTCCCGCCCAGCTCGGCGTGGCGCTCTACCGCCGGGCGGGCGAGGCCGGCGAGCAGGCCGTCTGCCCGCACACCGGCGAGGCGTTCGCGTCGCGGATGCACGTCGAGGACCTCAAGCAGGTGACGCGCGAGGTCGGATTCGACTTCACGCTCGCCGGCGGCGGATCGCACCTCGATCTGTCGCCGCAGGGCAAGCGCGCGGCTCTGGCGCGCGCTCACCTCGAGGCGCGGCGGCGCGCCGGCTCGCTGTTCGGCTGA